Within Petrotoga sp. 9PW.55.5.1, the genomic segment AGAACTACACTAGCGTTTGCTGCGGTTGATTCAGAAGGTAAAGCTGAATACGAATTCTATAGGGATAATGCTGCAGATACACAACTTACTCTAAAGGATATTGAAAGACTTGATTTAGATAAAGTAAGTATTTATCATTTTGGATCTATTGCTCTATTGAATGAGCCAACTTCAGGTTCTTTGCTCAATTTGTTTGAAAAGTTTGTTTCAAAAAATGTGTTGACTTCTTTTGATCCCAACGTTCGAAAATCATTGATAAAAGATGAAAAAACATACAACAAATTAGTTAATAATATAGTTAGTAAAACTGATATTTTAAAAATGAGTGATGACGATCTTTTTTATTTAACAGGGGAGAAAAATGTTGAAAAAGGATTGAAAAAACTTGATATTAAAAAGGAAGCTTCTGTTTTTGTGACTTTAGGGAGTAATGGTTCTATGGTGTATAAGAATGGGGAATATAAAAAAGTACCTGGATATAAGGTAGAGGTTGTAGAAACGGTAGGATGTGGAGATTCTTTTATGGCAGGTGTTTTGTATAACTTTCAAAATATTGATAGGTATACTTTTAATAATTTGGGATTGAAGGATTTGGAAGAATTTGCTACTTTTGCTAATAAATGTGCCGCTATAGTAGCAACACGTCAGGGAGCAGCAAATGCTATGCCAACACTCTCGGAGGTTCTTAGTTTTTAAATTTGTTGGTTTTTTTGTTCTATATATAATTTAATAAGTGATAGTAGTGATAGTATCATGTTGATAGTTGAAAAGTTTCTTTTTTTCTTTTATTTATAATATTTTTATAATGTTGAAAAATCCAAAAAATGATCAACTTAGTTATGAACCTTAATGTTCAAAATATTTTTTTAAAAAACAAACGGTATTTTATGTTCAAATCTTTTTTTATGAACTTTCTTTTCAACTTATAAACTGATAAAAAAGTTTATAAAAAAGTTATGAACTAATTATGTTGATAATAATGTGGAAAATATTGTTGACAAAAAAATAATTAAGTAATAGAAGAGGGTAAAAACATATCTAAATACAGGCTTTTGAATTCAAAATAAATATGTTCAAAAGTTATCAACTATCAACATTTTCT encodes:
- a CDS encoding carbohydrate kinase, which produces MSILCSGEILFDFISKSLNKGLGESELFEKRPGGSPFNVAVGLARLGTNVSFLTKIAEDPFGKFLLSYIKDCGINTDFLFTLKDFRTTLAFAAVDSEGKAEYEFYRDNAADTQLTLKDIERLDLDKVSIYHFGSIALLNEPTSGSLLNLFEKFVSKNVLTSFDPNVRKSLIKDEKTYNKLVNNIVSKTDILKMSDDDLFYLTGEKNVEKGLKKLDIKKEASVFVTLGSNGSMVYKNGEYKKVPGYKVEVVETVGCGDSFMAGVLYNFQNIDRYTFNNLGLKDLEEFATFANKCAAIVATRQGAANAMPTLSEVLSF